One Miscanthus floridulus cultivar M001 chromosome 11, ASM1932011v1, whole genome shotgun sequence DNA window includes the following coding sequences:
- the LOC136493010 gene encoding dolichol-phosphate mannose synthase subunit 3-like — MKHIFKIAAILVAISATWIALLKTSTVPRSYTWLLPIYLVVALGCYGLFMVGFGLMFFPTCPQEAILLQQDIVEAKEFLAKKGVDVGSE; from the exons ATGAAGCACATATTCAAGATTGCTGCAATACTGGTAGCAATCTCAGCTACCTGGATTGCTCTACTTAAAACCTCAACTGTTCCTCGAAGTTATACTTGGCTG CTTCCCATCTACTTGGTCGTGGCTCTTGGATGCTACGGCCTTTTTATGGTTGGATTTGGACTTATGTTCTTCCCAACTTGTCCTCAGGAAGCTATACTACTGCAACAG GATATTGTGGAGGCAAAGGAATTCTTAGCAAAGAAGGGTGTTGATGTGGGCTCTGAGTGA